The sequence CATTCTCGGCAGATTGTTCAGCTGACACATCGTACGATTTATTCACTACAAGGAGGCAACTTGGATGGGAAATGAAGAAGCCGTATTTTTCTCGCGGGTCCTCACCGAATTGACGCTGTCATTCCATATCATCTATGCGACCATCGGTGTCGGGGTGCCGCTCATGATCATGATCGCCCAATGGGTGGGCATCAAGAAGAACGACGAACATTACATCCTGCTCGCCAGACGGTGGGCACGTGGATTCGTCATCACCGTGGCGGTCGGCGTGGTGACCGGGACGGCAATCGGCCTGCAGCTGTCCTTATTATGGCCGAATTTCATGGAACTAGCCGGGAATGTCATCGCACTTCCGCTGTTCATGGAAACCTTTGCATTTTTCTTCGAAGCGATCTTCCTCGGGATCTACCTGTATACGTGGGACCGCTTCGAAAACCAGAAGAAACACTTGCTGCTGCTCATTCCGGTAGCGCTCGGAGCTGCGTTCTCGGCGGTCTTCATCACAATCGTCAATGCGTTCATGAACGCACCGCGCGGCTTTGACATCGTCAACGGAGAGCTCGTCAACATCAGCCCGCTGCTCGCGATGTTCAACCCGGCGATGCCGACGAAAGTGGCGCACGTCGTTGTGACCGCCTTCATGACCGCAGCGTTCCTTCTGGCTTCCATTGCAGCATTCCGGCTCCTGCGCGGGTCGAACCATATTTATCACAAGAAAGCGCTCATGCTGACGCTGAAAGTCGGCTTCATCTTCTCGATCGGCGCTGCGATCATCGGGGACTTCTCCGGGAAATACCTCGCCGAGTACCAGCCGGAGAAACTTGCGGCCGCCGAGTGGCATTTCGAGACGACCGATAAGGCGGAGCTCATCCTCATGGGGGTCTTGACCGAGGACAATGAAGTCAAGTACGCCCTGAAGATCCCGTATGGCCTGTCCGTGCTCGCTGCGAACAACCCATTCGCGGAAGTGACCGGGCTCGATCAGTTCCCGGAAGATGAAGTGCCGCCGCTGTACATCCACTACCTGTTCAACTTCATGGTGTTCATCGGCATGTGGCTGTCGCTCTTATCCGCCGTGTTCCTGCTCGGCAAATGGCGGAACTGGAACTTCATCTCAAGCAAATGGTTCCGCTGGCTCATCGTTCTCGGCGGCCCGCTTTCGGTGCTCGCCATCGAGTTCGGCTGGTGGTTCGCGGAAGTCGGCCGGCAGCCGTGGATCCTGCGCGATATCATGAAAGTGTCCGAAGCGGCGACAACGAGCGGTCAGGTCGATCTCATGCTCGTGCTGTTCAGCGGCCTGTATCTCGTGCTCGGCGTCGGCAGTATCGTCGTGCTGCGCCGGATGTTCCGCCGCAATCCGGTCGAGAAGGAACTGGAAGACCGCCATGCGATGAGAGGACGTGATGTGCGATGAACCTCGAAATACTCGGAATCAGCGTCTTATGGACGTTCCTGTTCGGCTATATCATGGTCGGTGCCATCGACTTCGGCGCAGGGTTCTTCAACGCATACAGTCTGATCACCGGGAAAGAGCGTGTGCTCACCCGGGTCATCCAGCGGTACCTGTCGCCGGTCTGGGAGATCACGAACGTCTTCCTCGTGTTCTTCTTCGTCGGCATCATCGGGTTCTTCCCGAAAACGGCGTTCTACTACGGCACGACACTGCTTGTGCCGGTCAGCTTCGGCCTGATCCTGCTGGCGATCCGCGGTTCGTATTATGCGTTCGAGACGTACGGGGCACGCGGGCACAAAGGCTATTCGTTCATGTACGGCCTCGCCGGACTGCTGATCCCGGCGTCGCTGTCGATTGTGCTGACGATCTCGGAAGGCGGCTTCATCGAATTGGTGGACGGCAATCCGGTGCTCGACTACTGGAAGCTGTTCACGAGCCCGCTGACGTGGTCCATCGTCGTGCTCAGCCTGTCCGCGACGCTTTACATTTCCGCCGTGTTCCTGACATGGTATGCGAATAAGGCGCGAGACACGGAAGCCGCTGCGCTGCTGCGGCGCTACGCACTGACGTGGGCGCTGCCGACCATCATCGCAGCAGGCGGCATCATCGTCGAGCTGCGGCGTTATCAGCCGGAGCATTACAGCAACATCCAGAACTTCTGGCCGATGTTCCTGATTTCCGCACTGCTGTTCGCCGGCACGGTGTTCCTGCTCTACACGAAGCGCCAGTACGGCTGGGCGTTCGCGATGCTCGCCGGCCAGTTCGCCTTCGCGTTCTACGGCTACGGCGCATCGCACTACCCGTACTTGCTGTATCCGTACTTGACGATCTACGACAGCTTCACGAACCCGGCCATGGCCATCTCACTCGTCGTCGTCTTCATCCTCGGACTGTGCCTGCTCATCCCGGCGCTGTATCTCGTGCTGCGGCTGTTCCTGTTCGATAAGGATTACGTCCGCGGCAAAGGCGACTACCATGCATAAGGAGACGATACTATGGAACAGTTCATCATATTCTATGCACCTTTCATCGTCCTCATCGGACTGATCATCGCCGCGTTCGTCGTGGCACCGATGGACGGATGGGTTTTGAAAAATGAAAAAAAGAAGAAGTGAGAGGAGAGCTGCCCGCGGGCAGCTCTTTTTGGTGGGGGGAGCGAAAATTTGCGGCTGACCGCTCCATTCCCGCGGCCGGCCATCTGGTTGCATGCGAATCTTCTGCCGCGCTGAATGCCCTTCCACCAATCAGAACCAAGATTGAATGGTCGGCTCCGCTGCCGCTCCGCATTTTCTGTTGAGGGAGTGGCAGCGCTGAGCGCTCCATTCCGGGGACGAACCGATCAATTCCAATGCCGAACCGATCAATTCCACCGGCCAACCGCTCAATTGCACTGCCGGACCGATCAATACCATCAGCCAAGTGATCAATTCTGCCAACGAACCGCTCTATTCACGCAACCCGCCCATTCCCCCAAGCACCCGCCGCCAACCTATGATAAACTACAGGTCAGACCACAAACTGGAGGCACCGAACCATGACCTATGCAGTCCACCAAAACGACAGACTCGTCGTCCAAATAGAAGACCTCACGCACGACGGCTCCGGCGTCGGCAAAGTGCAGGGCTATCCGCTTTTCATCCCCGGCGCGCTGCCTGGCGAGGAAGTCGAAGTAAAAGTCGGCAAGACACTGAAGAACTACGGCTTCGCCAAGCTGCTCAACATCCTCACGCCGTCCCCCGACCGCATCACGGGCCCGTGCCATGTGTATCCGGAATGCGGCGGCTGCCAGATCCAGCACCTGACGTATGACGCACAGCTCAGACAGAAACAGAAAACCGTCCGGGACGTCATGGACCGCATCGCCAAGCTCCCGGACGTCCCTGTGCATCCGACGCTCGGCATGGACGACCCATGGCGTTACCGCAACAAATCCCAGATCCCGTTCGGAGAGCGCGAGGGCCGGATCGTCTCCGGCTTCTACCGCTCAAAAACGCATCACATTGTCGACACCGACGTCTGTATCATCCAGAGCACCGAAGCCGACGACCTCATGGCCATGCTGAAGCGCGAGCTGCAGATACTCGGTATCGACACCTACGACGAACGCACGCACAAAGGCTTCCTGCGCCACCTCGTCGTCCGGAAAGCACGCGCGACCGGCGAGCTCATGGTCGTCCTCGTCACCGCCCGCCGCAAATTCCCGGAAGCGGCGCAAGTCATCGACGCCATCAAACGCACCGTGCCGGACGTCACGTCCATCATGCAGAACGTCAACACCCAGAAGACCAACGTCATCTTCGGCGATCAAACCCTCTGCCTCTACGGCAAGGACGTCATCATCGACACGATCGGCGACGTCGACTTTGAAATTTCGGCCCGGTCGTTCTACCAGGTGAACCCCGTCCAGACGGAGACGCTGTACAGCAAGGCACTCGAATATGCCCAGCTCACCGGACAGGAAACCGTCATCGACGCCTACTGCGGCATCGGCACGATTTCGCTGTTCCTCGCCAAGCAGGCGAAAGAGGTATACGGCGTCGAAATCGTCCCGCAGGCGATCGAAGACGCAAAACGGAACGCCGTCCTGAACGGCATCGGCAACGCCCATTTTGAAACAGGCGCATCGGAAGACGTCATTCCGAAATGGTACAACGAAGGCAAGACATTCGACGTCCTCGTCGTCGACCCGCCGCGCAAAGGCTGCGACGAAAAACTGCTGGAAACGATCCTCACCCACAAACCG comes from Sporosarcina trichiuri and encodes:
- a CDS encoding cytochrome ubiquinol oxidase subunit I, with product MGNEEAVFFSRVLTELTLSFHIIYATIGVGVPLMIMIAQWVGIKKNDEHYILLARRWARGFVITVAVGVVTGTAIGLQLSLLWPNFMELAGNVIALPLFMETFAFFFEAIFLGIYLYTWDRFENQKKHLLLLIPVALGAAFSAVFITIVNAFMNAPRGFDIVNGELVNISPLLAMFNPAMPTKVAHVVVTAFMTAAFLLASIAAFRLLRGSNHIYHKKALMLTLKVGFIFSIGAAIIGDFSGKYLAEYQPEKLAAAEWHFETTDKAELILMGVLTEDNEVKYALKIPYGLSVLAANNPFAEVTGLDQFPEDEVPPLYIHYLFNFMVFIGMWLSLLSAVFLLGKWRNWNFISSKWFRWLIVLGGPLSVLAIEFGWWFAEVGRQPWILRDIMKVSEAATTSGQVDLMLVLFSGLYLVLGVGSIVVLRRMFRRNPVEKELEDRHAMRGRDVR
- a CDS encoding cytochrome d ubiquinol oxidase subunit II, with protein sequence MNLEILGISVLWTFLFGYIMVGAIDFGAGFFNAYSLITGKERVLTRVIQRYLSPVWEITNVFLVFFFVGIIGFFPKTAFYYGTTLLVPVSFGLILLAIRGSYYAFETYGARGHKGYSFMYGLAGLLIPASLSIVLTISEGGFIELVDGNPVLDYWKLFTSPLTWSIVVLSLSATLYISAVFLTWYANKARDTEAAALLRRYALTWALPTIIAAGGIIVELRRYQPEHYSNIQNFWPMFLISALLFAGTVFLLYTKRQYGWAFAMLAGQFAFAFYGYGASHYPYLLYPYLTIYDSFTNPAMAISLVVVFILGLCLLIPALYLVLRLFLFDKDYVRGKGDYHA
- the cydS gene encoding cytochrome bd oxidase small subunit CydS encodes the protein MEQFIIFYAPFIVLIGLIIAAFVVAPMDGWVLKNEKKKK
- the rlmD gene encoding 23S rRNA (uracil(1939)-C(5))-methyltransferase RlmD gives rise to the protein MTYAVHQNDRLVVQIEDLTHDGSGVGKVQGYPLFIPGALPGEEVEVKVGKTLKNYGFAKLLNILTPSPDRITGPCHVYPECGGCQIQHLTYDAQLRQKQKTVRDVMDRIAKLPDVPVHPTLGMDDPWRYRNKSQIPFGEREGRIVSGFYRSKTHHIVDTDVCIIQSTEADDLMAMLKRELQILGIDTYDERTHKGFLRHLVVRKARATGELMVVLVTARRKFPEAAQVIDAIKRTVPDVTSIMQNVNTQKTNVIFGDQTLCLYGKDVIIDTIGDVDFEISARSFYQVNPVQTETLYSKALEYAQLTGQETVIDAYCGIGTISLFLAKQAKEVYGVEIVPQAIEDAKRNAVLNGIGNAHFETGASEDVIPKWYNEGKTFDVLVVDPPRKGCDEKLLETILTHKPARIVYVSCNPATLARDLRILEDGGYKTQEVQPVDMFPHSTHVEVISNIEYKGD